The stretch of DNA GCGGCGCCGACCGCTTCTTCCCGCGCTCGGGGGTCGCGGCGTCACCCGCCGCGTCGCCGAGTGCACGCCGCAGCTTCGACGGCGCGTCGGAGCGGGTTATTCCGGCGTCGGTCAGCCGGGAGTCTATGGCGTCGAACAGTTTTCGGTCGCCGGCCGCGAGTTCGACTTCGATCTCCCGCCACACCCGCTCGTCGGTTCCGGTGCCCGTCTCGGGGACGGCGGCGATCACGACATCCGACACGACCTCGGCGAGCGTCGTTCCCGCCGCGTCCACGAGCCGCTGCCGCTCGCGGTCGGTGCTGATGAGCGCCACCGGGTTGAGGGCGGCTCCGCGGGTGAAGGCCGTGAGCAGTTCCGCGAACTCGCGCGGCACCTCCGTCTCGGGAAGCTCGGCGTCGGGCGCCAGCTGCAGCTCGGTCCGCTCGTCCGCGCCCGCCGGGATCTTCAGATGCCAGCCGGCGTCGTCGCCGCCCTCTCGGCGGCGGAGCGTGATTCCGGCGCGGAGCAGCAGCAGTTCGCCGGTGTCGTAATACAGGGCGGACAGCTGGACGGTGTCGCGTCGCGGCTCACCGTCTACTCCGGGGAGCCCCGACAGCGCCGGGAGTTGCTGCTCGGATGTCGCTTCGTACTTGCGTTCCACTTCGGAGACGGACGTCGCGGTACTCATGACACCATCTTTCCGGCTGAGCGGGCCGGGCGAAAGAAGCCGAGGTCACAGCGGCCAGTCGAGGCTCCGGACGCTCGCGAAGCGTCGGGTGACGCCCGAGCAGGGATCGGCGAACTCGACGGACCGCGCCAGCAGCCGCAGCGGCGTCGAATAGTCGTCGGCGGCAACGTCGTAGAAATCGGGATAGAAGTTGTCGCCGTGGATCGGGATGCCGAGAGAACTCATGTGCACCCGCAACTGGTGTGTCTTGCCGGTGTGCGGCAGCAGCCGGTACCGGGCCGCGGCGCCGTGGACCTCGAGCAGTTCGATCCGGCTCTCGCTGTTGGCGGGCCCGTCCACCTCGTACGCCTTCAGGACCCCGCGTTCCTTGACGATCCGACTGCGGACCGTGGCGGGCAGCAGGAGATCGGGGTCGTAGCGGGCGACGGCCTCGTACTCCTTGGTCACCCGGCGCTGATCGAACAGCGACTGGTAGTCGCGGCGGACCTCACGCCGAACCGTGAAGATGAGCACCCCGGCGGTCAACCGGTCGAGCCGGTGCGCGGGTGTCAGCTCCGGGAGGTCGAGGTCTCGGCGCAACCGCACCAGCGCCGACTCGGCGACGTACGCGCCGCGCGGCGTGCTGGCCAGGAAATGGGGTTTGTCCACGACGAGGAGGTTCTCGTCGCGGTGGAGGATCTCGATCTCGAACGGCACCCGCTTCTCGACCGGCGGATCCCGGTACAGGTACACGAATCTGCGGGGTGCGAACGGCGTCGACTCGGTGATCGGCTGCCCGCGCTCGTCGACGACTTCGGCCGTGGCGACCTTCTCGCGGAGGCGGGTCTCGTCGTGCGGAAAACGTGCGACGAGGTACCCGAGCACGGTGGGCCACGGGCCGGTGTCCGGCATCCTCAGCCGCGTCGGGTTGAGGCCGTCGCGGACGGGAAGTGGGGCGTCGGGCACGTTCGCCACGGTAGTCGAAAGGGCGCCGAAACCCGTCGTTGACCGCGGGAGGACTCATGGTTACTATCCGGTAAGTTTGTGACGCGGGCCACCCTGATGGCCGCTGAGGCGCGTCACCGGAGGATTTTCACGGGGGTCGTGGTGATCGTGCGTCGATGGGCGTTTCGTCCGGGTGCGGTGGCAGTTGTTCTTGCGATGGCGGTGGGTCTCGCTGTCGCTCCGGCGCTGACGGCGTCGGCTGATCCGACGGGAGGAGCGGCGGGCGCGCAGTGGAACGCCGCGGTCGATGCCCCGCCCGAGTACCCGGTGATCGCGATCGACTGGGACGTTCCCATCACCATGAGCGACGGAACGGTGTTGAAGGCCAACGTCTATCGGCCCGCGGACGTGTCGGGCACGCCGATCGACACCCGGATGCCGTCCGTTCTCAACGTCACGCCGTACACGAAATTGGTCGGCAACCTCGTCGATTCCGTGCTCGCGGTACCGGGGCTCGAGCACACGGTCGTCGACCTGGTGAACTCCTTCGATCTCGCCGGAACACCGTTCGACGGCGTCGGGGAAGTGGCGAAGGTACTCACCGGCGGCGGCATGCGCGTCTTCGGCGTCAACCGCGACCTCGTCCGGAACGGATACACCCAGGTGGTGGTCGATGCGCGCGGCACCGGCTTCTCGCAGGGGGAATGGCAGGCGCTCGGCCCGCTCGAGCAGCAGGACTCCGTCGAGATCATCGACTGGATGAGCAGGCAGGGATGGTCCGACGGCACGGTCGGGATGGCGGGGGTGTCCTATTCGGGCATCAACTCGCTGCAGGCCGCGGGGCATCGGCCGCCGGCGCTGAAGGCGATCTTCCCGACCGAGCCGGGCAACGACCTGCTCCGCGACATCGTCGGAACCGGCGGCGGTCTGGGGGTGGGCTTCATGCCGCTGTGGCTGTCGCTGGTCAACGGGCTCAAATTCGTACCCGACGTCCAGGCCCTCGCCCAGGGAAATTTCGACGAGCGGTGGCTGCAGGATCGGTTGCGGGATCCGCTGACGCTGTTCCCCGCACTGATCGAGGCGATGACGGCGTCGAAGATCGGCGACCTCGACCCGGGCACCCTTCGGGTGGCGCAGGACGGCCAGTTCTACGAGGAACGGAAGGCGCAGGCGGGGAACATCGACGTGCCGACCATGCTGTACGGCGCCTGGCACGACATTTTCGCGAACAGCGAGCCGCGGGTCTACAACGACATTCCGCTGCCCGCCGGTGAGAAGCAGCTGATCATGAGCGACGCCTACCACGTCTCGTTCGGTGGGGGCTTCGGCGAGCCGGGCGCGCCGCCGCGACTCGACGTCCTCGAACGCGCATGGTTCGACAAGTGGCTGAGGGGCATCGACAACGGCATCGACGAGTACGGCCCGGTCACGCTGTACCAGCAGGGCAACGGCTGGACCACCACCGACCAGTTCCCGCGGGCCGGCGTCGACTATCAGCGGATGTACCTGTCGGGTGCCTCCAGCGGCACCGCCGGGCACGCCGCCCACGACGGCAGCCTGGTGCCGGCGAAACCCGGCGACAGCGCGCGGCTCTCGGTCGCGCCCGGTCTCCGCGGGCTCTGCTCCCGCGACGGAACGCAGGGCACCGCGGGCGCGGCCGTCGTCTTCGGATCGGTGTGCAGCAAGGACTCCCGCTTCAACGAGGCGGAGGGCCTGACATTCACCAGTGCTCCCGTCGCGCGGCCGACGGAACTGTCGGGTCCGGTCAACCTGCACCTCGAAACCGTGCTCGACGCGCCGGACGGATTCTGGGCGGTGACGCTGAACGACGTCGCACCGGACGGCACGTCGACCCCGCTCACCAACGGCGCGCTCACCGCTTCGATGCGGGCGGTGGACGATTCGAAGAGCACCAGGTCGTCGAACGGCGACTACACCCAACCGCACCACTACCTGACGGTGGCCGCGCGTCAGCCGCTGGTTCCGGGTGAGGTGACGCCGGTCGACATCAACTTCGTGCCCACCGACGCGGTCCTCGCGCCGGGGCATCGGTTGCGCGTCGACGTGTATGCGGGCAGCATTCCCCGGTATCTGCCGCTCGGACCGATTCTGGCCGACAGTCAGCTGAAGCCGCAGCACGTGGCGCTGTCGCCGGACCGGCCGAGTTTCCTCAATCTGCCGCTGGTCGGGGCGCAGGCGTGGTGACGGGTTCACGCCGCGTCCCGGGATCCGTAGGGTTGACGGCATGACCAAGTGGACAGCTTCGGACATCGTCGATCAGCGCGGCCGCACATTCGTCGTCACGGGCGCCAACAGTGGTCTGGGGGAGGTGGCTGCGCGGGCCCTCGGCAAGGCAGGAGCCCACGTCGTGCTGGCCTGCCGCAACACCCACAAGGGTGAGGTGGTCGCAAAGTCGATCGGTGACAATGCCGAGGTGCGCCGACTCGACCTGTCCGACCTCGCGTCGGTGCGCGAGTTCGCCGCCGGTGTCGATTCCGTCGACGTGCTCGTGAATAATGCCGGGGTGATGGCGGTTCCGCAGCGCAAGACCGCGGACGGGTTCGAAATGCAGATCGGCACAAATCATCTCGGGCACTTCGCGTTGACCGGACTGCTGCTCGGCAAGATCACCGATCGGGTCGCCACGATGTCGAGCGCGGCACACCAGGCGGGAACGATCCATCTCGACGATCTCAACTGGGAACACCGCAAGTACAACCGCTGGAGCGCGTACGGCCAGTCGAAACTCGCGAATCTGTTGTTCACGTACGAATTGCAGCGCAGGCTGGCCGCAGCCGGGTCTTCCGTCAAAGCGGTGGCCGCGCACCCCGGCTACGCGTCGACCAATCTGCAGGCGCACACCGAATCGGTGCAGGACACTCTGATGGCCGTCGGCAACCGGATCTTCGCGCAGTCGGCGGAGATGGGGGCGCTGCCGATGTTGTTCGCGGCCACCGCCCCCGACGTGATCGGCGGAAGTTACATCGGGCCGGACGGCCTGTTCGAGCAGCGTGGCCACCCGAAGGTGGTGGGCTCCAACAAGAAGTCGCGGGACGAGCAGACCGCGAAGGCGCTGTGGTCGCTGTCGGAGAACCTGACGGGCGTCGAGTACAAATTCGGGTGACCCGACGCCCGTGCCGGTGTCTCAGTCTTCGGTGACCTCGAGGGTGACGTCGATGTTGCCGCGGGTGGCGTTGGAATACGGGCACACCTGGTGCGCCTTCTCCGTCAGTTCGAGCGCCTCCGCGCGCGGCAGGTGGGGGAGCGAGACCTCGAGGGTGACCGCGAGACCGAATCCGCCGCCGTCCGTGGAACCGATCCCGACGCGGGCGCCGACGGCCGAGTCGGCGACGTTCGCCCCGGCCTGACGGGCAACAAGCTGGAGTGCGGAGTGGAAGCAGGCCGCGTATCCGGCGGCGAACAGCTGCTCGGGGTTGGTGCCGTCGCCGGACCCGCCCATCTCGGTGGGGATGGCGAGGTTCAGGTCGAGCCGGCCGTCCGACGTGCGGGCGTGGCCGTTGCGGCCTTCCCCGGTCGCGAGGGCTTCTGCGGTGTAAATGATCTTCATGGTTACTTCTCTCCTGTAGGGGTGTCGAAACTGTGGAGCGATTCGGTGAGTCGCGACAGGGTGTCGCGCAGGGCGACGAGTTCGTCGACGGCCATTCCCGTCGAGCGGGCGAGTTCGGTGGGGATGCCCTCCGCGGCGGCGCGGAGGCTCGCGCCCTTCTCGGTGAGGTGGATTCCGACCCGGCGTTCGTCCGCCGAGTCGCGCCGGCGTTCGACCAGGCCCAGCGCGTCGAGCCGCTTGAGCAGTGGGGACAGGGTGCCGGTGTCGAGATCGAGGGCTTCGCAGATCTCACGCACCCCGCGACCGTCCTGTTCCCAGAGCACCAGCAGCACGAGGTACTGCGGGTAGGTCACTCCCAGCGAGTCGAGCATCGACCGGTATCTCGCCGTCATCGCCCGGGACGCCGAGTACAGCGCGAAGCACACCTGGCGGTCGAGGGCGAGGTTGTCGGTCACCCTTGAATGGTTGCACACAACTAGATTGTGCACAACCTAGAAGGCGTTGGCGGTGATTGGCCTTACACTGTTGGCCAGTGACACGGGGTGCTGCCCGGCGAAGATCCGGGCGGCTGAGAAGACACCCGTCGAACCTGAACTGGGTAATGCCGGCGAAGGGATGTC from Rhodococcus opacus B4 encodes:
- a CDS encoding pseudouridine synthase, which translates into the protein MPDAPLPVRDGLNPTRLRMPDTGPWPTVLGYLVARFPHDETRLREKVATAEVVDERGQPITESTPFAPRRFVYLYRDPPVEKRVPFEIEILHRDENLLVVDKPHFLASTPRGAYVAESALVRLRRDLDLPELTPAHRLDRLTAGVLIFTVRREVRRDYQSLFDQRRVTKEYEAVARYDPDLLLPATVRSRIVKERGVLKAYEVDGPANSESRIELLEVHGAAARYRLLPHTGKTHQLRVHMSSLGIPIHGDNFYPDFYDVAADDYSTPLRLLARSVEFADPCSGVTRRFASVRSLDWPL
- a CDS encoding CocE/NonD family hydrolase — encoded protein: MAVGLAVAPALTASADPTGGAAGAQWNAAVDAPPEYPVIAIDWDVPITMSDGTVLKANVYRPADVSGTPIDTRMPSVLNVTPYTKLVGNLVDSVLAVPGLEHTVVDLVNSFDLAGTPFDGVGEVAKVLTGGGMRVFGVNRDLVRNGYTQVVVDARGTGFSQGEWQALGPLEQQDSVEIIDWMSRQGWSDGTVGMAGVSYSGINSLQAAGHRPPALKAIFPTEPGNDLLRDIVGTGGGLGVGFMPLWLSLVNGLKFVPDVQALAQGNFDERWLQDRLRDPLTLFPALIEAMTASKIGDLDPGTLRVAQDGQFYEERKAQAGNIDVPTMLYGAWHDIFANSEPRVYNDIPLPAGEKQLIMSDAYHVSFGGGFGEPGAPPRLDVLERAWFDKWLRGIDNGIDEYGPVTLYQQGNGWTTTDQFPRAGVDYQRMYLSGASSGTAGHAAHDGSLVPAKPGDSARLSVAPGLRGLCSRDGTQGTAGAAVVFGSVCSKDSRFNEAEGLTFTSAPVARPTELSGPVNLHLETVLDAPDGFWAVTLNDVAPDGTSTPLTNGALTASMRAVDDSKSTRSSNGDYTQPHHYLTVAARQPLVPGEVTPVDINFVPTDAVLAPGHRLRVDVYAGSIPRYLPLGPILADSQLKPQHVALSPDRPSFLNLPLVGAQAW
- a CDS encoding oxidoreductase; amino-acid sequence: MTKWTASDIVDQRGRTFVVTGANSGLGEVAARALGKAGAHVVLACRNTHKGEVVAKSIGDNAEVRRLDLSDLASVREFAAGVDSVDVLVNNAGVMAVPQRKTADGFEMQIGTNHLGHFALTGLLLGKITDRVATMSSAAHQAGTIHLDDLNWEHRKYNRWSAYGQSKLANLLFTYELQRRLAAAGSSVKAVAAHPGYASTNLQAHTESVQDTLMAVGNRIFAQSAEMGALPMLFAATAPDVIGGSYIGPDGLFEQRGHPKVVGSNKKSRDEQTAKALWSLSENLTGVEYKFG
- a CDS encoding organic hydroperoxide resistance protein; this translates as MKIIYTAEALATGEGRNGHARTSDGRLDLNLAIPTEMGGSGDGTNPEQLFAAGYAACFHSALQLVARQAGANVADSAVGARVGIGSTDGGGFGLAVTLEVSLPHLPRAEALELTEKAHQVCPYSNATRGNIDVTLEVTED
- a CDS encoding MarR family winged helix-turn-helix transcriptional regulator, with amino-acid sequence MTDNLALDRQVCFALYSASRAMTARYRSMLDSLGVTYPQYLVLLVLWEQDGRGVREICEALDLDTGTLSPLLKRLDALGLVERRRDSADERRVGIHLTEKGASLRAAAEGIPTELARSTGMAVDELVALRDTLSRLTESLHSFDTPTGEK